Proteins from a genomic interval of Puniceicoccales bacterium:
- the murA gene encoding UDP-N-acetylglucosamine 1-carboxyvinyltransferase yields the protein MDTVKISGGKLLHGSVDVSGSKNTCLPVLAACLLTAEPCVIKNVPSLSDVTSMIDLIKDLGVSVESISSKTLRIHARNPRSMVDSAYVNRIRASVCLMGALLGRTGEVSIPMPGGCVIGERPIDLHLRGFQMLGANILTTNKNIYLSTKALVGNKIYMSGRYGSTVTGTANLLMASVLAQGQTMIYGAACEPEVVSLCKFLTIMGAKIDGLGTSTLVITGVDKLHGCEFTIGHDRIEAGTFVILGLACAKELTVNGISHSDSLITPLLEAGADMKIENDKAIVKKSEHIRCMHITTSPFPGFPTDLHAQLSVLMTQANGISTIEEKIYPERFGHVPELVKMKANIKLNGTSEIINGRCNLQGNNLAATDLRAGAALYIAGLLAKGETIITNTRYVDRGYDHFNDKLKSIGADVCEV from the coding sequence ATGTTTATTGACAGCTGAACCTTGTGTTATTAAAAACGTGCCGTCACTTAGTGATGTCACTTCCATGATAGATCTAATTAAAGATCTTGGGGTTAGTGTTGAATCAATCTCTAGTAAGACGCTTCGAATCCACGCAAGAAATCCAAGGTCGATGGTTGATTCTGCCTATGTCAATAGAATACGTGCCTCGGTGTGTTTGATGGGCGCATTGCTTGGCAGGACCGGCGAAGTATCCATACCGATGCCCGGAGGTTGTGTTATAGGCGAAAGACCCATAGATCTACATCTTCGAGGGTTTCAAATGCTTGGGGCCAATATATTGACCACCAACAAAAACATCTATCTGTCCACAAAGGCGTTGGTAGGTAATAAGATATACATGTCAGGTAGGTATGGCTCAACGGTCACTGGCACAGCAAACCTGTTGATGGCATCGGTGCTTGCCCAGGGCCAAACGATGATTTATGGTGCAGCCTGCGAGCCTGAAGTGGTTAGCCTATGTAAATTTTTGACAATAATGGGAGCCAAAATAGATGGCCTGGGTACATCAACTTTGGTCATCACAGGAGTGGATAAATTGCACGGCTGTGAATTTACCATAGGCCACGACAGAATAGAAGCCGGAACATTCGTAATCCTTGGACTAGCCTGCGCTAAGGAATTAACAGTAAATGGCATAAGCCACTCGGATTCACTGATAACCCCTCTGCTCGAAGCCGGTGCCGATATGAAAATTGAGAATGACAAAGCCATCGTTAAGAAATCCGAGCATATACGTTGTATGCATATCACCACATCACCATTTCCTGGCTTCCCAACGGACCTTCATGCCCAACTATCAGTACTTATGACCCAGGCCAATGGCATAAGCACCATAGAAGAAAAAATATATCCTGAAAGATTTGGGCATGTGCCAGAACTGGTCAAAATGAAAGCGAACATCAAATTAAATGGCACTTCGGAAATAATAAACGGACGGTGTAACCTACAGGGGAATAACCTAGCCGCAACCGATCTCCGGGCCGGCGCAGCGCTTTACATAGCAGGCTTATTGGCTAAAGGCGAAACCATCATAACGAACACCAGGTATGTGGACCGTGGCTATGACCATTTTAATGATAAGTTAAAATCCATCGGCGCCGATGTATGTGAGGTTTAA